The following are encoded in a window of Acipenser ruthenus chromosome 26, fAciRut3.2 maternal haplotype, whole genome shotgun sequence genomic DNA:
- the LOC117963488 gene encoding glutamine amidotransferase-like class 1 domain-containing protein 3, mitochondrial: protein MAKCVAVILAGCGVYDGSEIYESSAVMIHLSRANVKVNAYAPDVDQMHVVNHIKGEPTEESRNVLTESARIVRGNIQDLATLKLADNDALIIPGGFGVAKNLCTWATQGKDCEVNPAVEKAIKDFHKAGKPLGLCCISPVLAAKILPGCELTVGHDEECEMWPNANTANVMKELGCKHVNKHVKEAHVDAKNKIVTTSAFMCNAPVHEIFDGIGVMVEEVLKLA, encoded by the exons ATGGCAAAGTGTGTAGCTGTGATCCTGGCTGGCTGTGGGGTGTACGATGGGAGTGAGATCTATGAGTCATCAGCAGTTATGATCCACCTCAGCAGAGCCAATGTGAAG GTTAACGCCTATGCCCCCGATGTGGATCAGATGCATGTGGTGAACCACATAAAGGGGGAGCCGACGGAGGAGTCGCGTAACGTGTTGACAGAGAGCGCCCGTATTGTCCGCGGAAACATCCAGGACCTGGCCACACTGAAACTCGCCGACAACGATGCTCTCATCATCCCTg GTGGGTTCGGTGTAGCCAAGAACCTGTGCACATGGGCGACGCAGGGGAAGGACTGCGAGGTGAACCCGGCTGTGGAGAAAGCCATCAAGGATTTCCACAAAGCTGGCAAACCCCTGGGGCTGTGCTGCATCTCCCCTGTCCTGGCAGCCAAGATCCTGCCTGGCTGTGAGCTCACTGTGGGCCATGACGAGGAGTGTGAAAT GTGGCCCAATGCAAATACAGCCAACGTGATGAAGGAGCTTGGCTGCAAACACGTTAACAAGCACGTAAAAGAGGCTCACGTGGATGCTAAAAACAAGATAGTGACCACCAGCGCTTTCATGTGCAACGCCCCAGTGCACGAGATCTTTGATGGGATCGGGGTCATGGTTGAAGAGGTGCTGAAACTGGCCTAG
- the LOC117430532 gene encoding L-threonyl-[L-threonyl-carrier protein] 4-chlorinase-like, whose product MTMTPSLAEMAETYWKHGFLTGVPVLDPEELERATEGFSRLEREFGLEYAQYSLHNVHLKYHWVMSLAIHPKVLEPIKGILGPNVILLDSRFICKYPIKQKSHEAACESQKPVLPYVAWHQDIRYWGFEGGSVASVWLALDDVDRENGVLQVIPGSHHQGLLPHITSPNPGNMLTANQEIPDHLLNTSEAVECPLQAGQMSVHDGLTVHASEPNLSTRRRCGFVIRYVPTSAYPVQDPDRPRTFNATVLVSGVDEYHHFPNNAPNLQ is encoded by the exons ATGACGATGACCCCCTCGCTGGCTGAAATGGCTGAGACCTACTGGAAGCATGGCTTCCTAACTGGAGTGCCAGTGCTAGACCCCGAAGAGCTGGAGAGAGCTACAGAGGGCTTCAGTAGACTGGAGAGGGAGTTTG GGCTGGAGTATGCCCAGTACAGTCTCCATAATGTGCACTTGAAGTACCACTGGGTGATGTCTCTGGCCATCCATCCCAAGGTGCTGGAGCCAATCAAGGGGATCCTGGGACCCAACGTCATCCTCCTTGATTCACGCTTCATCTGCAAATACCCGATCAAACAGAAGAGCCACGAAGCTGCCTGTGAAAGTCAGAAGCCTGTGCTTCCTTATGTTGCCTGGCACCAGgacatcag GTACTGGGGTTTTGAGGGGGGTTCAGTGGCTTCTGTGTGGCTGGCCCTGGACGACGTAGACCGAGAGAATGGAGTCCTGCAGGTCATCCCAG GAAGTCACCATCAAGGTCTCCTCCCCCACATCACCTCACCCAACCCAGGGAACATGCTGACAGCCAATCAGGAGATCCCAGATCACCTCCTCAACACGAGTGAGGCTGTGGAGTGCCCTCTACAGGCTGGACAAATGTCT GTCCACGATGGTCTGACAGTCCATGCCAGTGAGCCCAACCTGTCCACTCGGAGGCGCTGTGGGTTCGTTATTCGCTATGTGCCAACCTCTGCCTATCCTGTTCAG gACCCAGATCGTCCTCGCACCTTTAATGCTACAGTCCTAGTCTCTGGTGTTGATGAGTACCATCACTTTCCAAACAATGCCCCCAATCTTCAGTGA